The Thalassotalea nanhaiensis genome has a window encoding:
- a CDS encoding permease, whose protein sequence is MTITTQMLMDSLNMFAFLAVELTLLFLLISYFVGVLQEYIPASKIQSILSSKNGKGYIIAGFLGAITPFCSCSTIPFLKGLLRAKAGFGTMMVFLFASPLLNPIIIGLFAVTFGLKVTVFYFIIAMGVSVVAGYTLEKLGFEKYIKPQAYAAPESKGCASSCNSTVKQHNKWLRIWNSTWKDFKKVLPYLIGGIALGSMIYGFMPAEFVASVASESNPFAVPIAAVIGIPLYIRAEAVIPLSAALAAKGMSLGAVMALIIGSAGASLTEVILLKSIFKNQMIAAFLVVIITMAVSAGYLYSLMF, encoded by the coding sequence ATGACTATTACTACCCAAATGCTCATGGACTCGCTTAATATGTTTGCGTTTCTTGCTGTAGAACTTACTTTATTATTTTTGCTGATCAGCTATTTTGTTGGCGTGTTACAGGAATATATTCCCGCAAGTAAAATCCAAAGTATCTTATCCAGCAAAAATGGCAAAGGTTACATTATTGCCGGATTTCTTGGCGCGATCACTCCATTTTGCTCTTGCTCAACCATTCCTTTTCTAAAAGGGTTGCTACGGGCAAAAGCCGGGTTTGGTACTATGATGGTATTTTTATTTGCCAGCCCGTTATTGAACCCGATTATTATCGGGTTATTTGCCGTAACCTTTGGTTTAAAAGTAACTGTGTTCTATTTTATAATCGCAATGGGGGTGTCTGTTGTTGCTGGCTATACTTTGGAAAAGCTAGGTTTTGAAAAATACATAAAACCTCAAGCGTATGCAGCTCCCGAAAGCAAAGGCTGTGCAAGTAGTTGTAACAGCACCGTCAAACAGCACAATAAATGGCTGCGTATTTGGAACAGTACTTGGAAAGATTTTAAAAAGGTTTTACCGTATTTGATTGGCGGTATCGCGCTTGGTTCTATGATCTATGGTTTTATGCCTGCTGAATTTGTCGCCAGTGTTGCCAGTGAGTCCAATCCGTTTGCTGTGCCAATTGCAGCTGTAATTGGTATTCCATTATATATTCGGGCAGAAGCGGTAATTCCATTAAGTGCAGCGTTAGCGGCAAAAGGTATGAGCCTTGGCGCAGTAATGGCATTAATCATTGGTAGTGCAGGCGCAAGCTTGACTGAGGTGATTTTATTAAAATCTATCTTTAAAAATCAAATGATAGCAGCATTTTTAGTGGTGATTATTACTATGGCAGTTTCTGCGGGTTACCTATACAGCTTAATGTTTTAA
- a CDS encoding alpha-hydroxy acid oxidase, whose protein sequence is MSHSEHKVPNGLQHCLNINDVRSAAHKALPLAIREYIDGGGDDEKTLKENTRTFDDVTLMPNYGTGLESADFTTTILGQTSASPVLLSPWGAHKVMHTDGEKGTARAAANTGCIYSMSNFATTSMEDVAVTTDAPKFFQLQPARDKAIMKNMLERAKASGYKAIIVTIDNPVHGNRERDARTGFGIPPTFPLRSILSLLAHPKWVLGYMKSKPDFANFQNFFDQGKDQNWLFHNLVCPVTWDTLAWIRDNWDGPMAIKGIMSADNAKKAVEIGADGVFVSNQGARNYDAIPSTFSALPEVVDAISGKAEIILDGGIRRGTDVVKALAMGATACSTARPFVYGLSAAGSPGIEFVINMLKTEIERAMIVSGAKDITSISSDILRFK, encoded by the coding sequence ATGAGCCATTCCGAGCATAAGGTTCCTAACGGGTTACAACATTGTTTAAATATAAACGATGTACGCAGTGCTGCTCATAAAGCATTACCATTAGCCATTAGAGAATACATAGATGGTGGTGGCGATGATGAAAAAACGCTAAAAGAAAACACCCGTACCTTTGATGATGTAACCTTGATGCCAAACTATGGCACTGGCTTAGAATCGGCAGATTTCACCACTACTATTTTAGGGCAAACATCTGCATCGCCTGTTTTGTTATCGCCTTGGGGCGCGCATAAGGTGATGCATACTGATGGTGAAAAAGGCACAGCTCGAGCTGCTGCTAACACTGGTTGTATTTATTCGATGTCGAACTTTGCTACTACCTCTATGGAAGATGTAGCAGTGACAACTGATGCGCCGAAGTTCTTTCAGTTACAACCTGCTCGTGATAAAGCGATCATGAAAAATATGCTTGAGCGAGCTAAAGCCAGCGGCTATAAAGCGATTATTGTGACAATCGACAATCCGGTCCATGGTAATCGCGAACGTGATGCCAGAACCGGCTTTGGTATTCCGCCAACATTTCCATTAAGAAGCATACTGTCGCTGTTAGCCCATCCTAAGTGGGTGTTAGGCTATATGAAAAGTAAACCAGATTTTGCCAATTTTCAGAACTTTTTTGACCAAGGCAAAGATCAAAACTGGCTGTTTCATAACTTGGTTTGCCCGGTAACATGGGACACTCTGGCATGGATCCGTGATAACTGGGACGGACCAATGGCAATAAAAGGCATTATGTCGGCAGATAATGCTAAAAAAGCTGTTGAAATAGGCGCTGATGGTGTGTTTGTTTCAAACCAGGGGGCACGAAACTATGACGCAATCCCATCAACGTTTTCGGCATTACCTGAAGTTGTTGATGCAATATCTGGTAAAGCTGAAATTATCCTCGATGGTGGTATTCGCCGTGGCACCGATGTTGTTAAAGCATTAGCGATGGGGGCGACAGCTTGTTCTACAGCAAGACCATTTGTATATGGTTTATCAGCGGCTGGCAGCCCAGGAATAGAGTTTGTGATTAATATGCTCAAAACGGAAATAGAGCGAGCAATGATTGTTTCTGGCGCAAAAGATATAACCAGTATTAGCAGTGATATTCTGCGCTTCAAATAG
- a CDS encoding MBL fold metallo-hydrolase, with the protein MSIEDYKKDDEHGNSCQINDHDSILNYPFSIPEQYQKQLICDDIYWFRVPLPFKLDHINLYLIKDGDGWCLVDTGMGTNYSKQFWQTLFESALEDKPVNKIIITHNHPDHVGLASWLQQKYDCPVLITQREYDMMAYLFSISGSTPPKYYLDFLLRAGMSPEFTEKVEQERDDGFDKAVDGLPRKCQFIRHGDVIDIGKHQFEIIVGSGHSPAHASLYSKQLNLLFSGDQVIPEIPSMVTLYPKNPKFKDHRKQNPLGRWLNALNGLKQLPSDTLVLPSHSKPFIGLHKRIDEIIENHCKLLNKLIDCLGDEKTVSQAIKPIYKREVKDNIYVMFVSELLAHIQFLEQLGIVEREATDTVDLFKTVKQVDLCKEIGRFLEAPCCQ; encoded by the coding sequence ATGAGCATTGAAGATTATAAAAAAGATGATGAGCACGGAAATTCTTGTCAAATAAATGACCATGATTCAATTTTAAATTATCCTTTTTCGATCCCTGAGCAATATCAAAAGCAATTAATTTGTGACGATATTTATTGGTTTAGAGTACCTCTGCCGTTCAAGCTTGATCACATTAACTTGTATTTAATTAAAGATGGTGATGGTTGGTGTTTAGTTGATACGGGCATGGGCACAAACTACTCTAAACAGTTTTGGCAAACTTTATTTGAAAGCGCGCTTGAAGACAAACCGGTCAATAAAATAATTATCACTCATAATCATCCAGATCACGTTGGCCTGGCGAGTTGGTTACAACAAAAGTATGACTGCCCGGTGTTAATCACTCAGCGTGAGTACGACATGATGGCCTATTTATTCAGTATCAGCGGCAGTACACCACCTAAATACTATCTCGACTTTTTACTGCGCGCAGGTATGTCGCCTGAGTTTACCGAAAAAGTTGAGCAAGAACGTGACGATGGCTTTGACAAAGCCGTTGATGGTTTACCGCGCAAATGTCAGTTTATTCGCCATGGTGATGTCATAGATATTGGCAAGCACCAATTTGAGATCATTGTTGGTAGCGGCCACTCACCTGCTCATGCAAGTTTATACTCTAAACAGCTGAATTTATTATTCTCTGGTGATCAAGTGATACCAGAAATCCCATCTATGGTGACCTTGTATCCGAAGAATCCTAAATTTAAAGATCATCGTAAGCAAAATCCATTAGGACGCTGGCTGAATGCCTTAAATGGTTTAAAGCAATTGCCCAGTGATACCTTAGTTTTACCATCACATTCAAAACCATTTATTGGGTTACATAAACGCATCGACGAAATTATAGAAAATCATTGTAAGTTATTAAATAAGCTCATCGATTGTTTAGGTGATGAAAAAACAGTGAGCCAGGCAATAAAACCTATCTATAAACGTGAAGTTAAAGATAACATTTATGTAATGTTTGTCAGCGAGCTACTCGCTCACATTCAATTTTTGGAACAACTCGGCATAGTCGAACGTGAAGCAACTGACACTGTCGATCTGTTTAAAACCGTTAAGCAAGTTGACTTGTGTAAAGAGATTGGCCGCTTTTTAGAAGCACCTTGTTGCCAATAA
- a CDS encoding RidA family protein, translated as MSDNKTPEQRMQELGYTITGELQLPPGFEVLLSMVKVIDKRVIVSGHGALNPDGTIATHLMGQVGDSISLEQAQEAAKLTALAMVGTLKRELGELSSIKSWVKVLGMVNTAPGFNGQTPVIDGFSRTIIEIFGKECGMACRSAVGMAALPMNLSVEVEAELELH; from the coding sequence ATGTCAGACAACAAAACTCCAGAACAACGTATGCAAGAGCTTGGCTATACCATTACCGGTGAGCTGCAACTTCCTCCTGGCTTTGAAGTGTTACTTTCAATGGTGAAAGTGATTGATAAGAGAGTCATTGTTTCTGGACATGGTGCACTTAACCCTGATGGCACCATCGCTACTCATTTAATGGGCCAAGTTGGCGACAGCATTTCTTTGGAGCAAGCACAAGAAGCTGCGAAATTAACAGCGTTAGCGATGGTTGGTACGCTTAAACGTGAATTAGGCGAACTATCTAGCATTAAGTCATGGGTAAAAGTATTGGGCATGGTAAATACTGCACCAGGTTTTAATGGACAAACACCTGTTATTGATGGTTTCTCTCGAACAATTATTGAAATTTTTGGTAAAGAATGTGGCATGGCATGTCGTAGCGCAGTAGGTATGGCTGCATTGCCAATGAACCTTAGCGTTGAAGTTGAAGCTGAATTAGAACTTCATTAA
- a CDS encoding indolepyruvate ferredoxin oxidoreductase family protein, translating to MSNSEIKLQDKYERNNDNAYMTGSQALVRALLEQRWLDEKNGLNTAGYISGYRGSPMTAMDVQLWREEKRLTDNHIKFIPGINENLAMTSVWGTQQIDYFGDANYDGVFSMWYGKGPGLDQTLDGLRQGNWHGSSTHGGALILAGDDPNMASTINNYHSEVLFEDLLMPVLFPADIQEVLDLALMGVALSRFSGAWVGYKLLPETIETSARVNIAENRFEIKYPDFDFPEGGVNSRKVDSPYAQEQRIKEHKLPAALAFARANNLNKVTFCSDKPKVGIVAMGKIWRDTMQSLKDLGLDESALNSLGIKVLKVSMPYPVDLQTYREFSQGLEQVIVIEDKREILEKGIIQACYDLPENERPTILGRHDQSGNILLRNSGNINTDDITKVLAKRLLDINPNDLIATNLDELQNSGCKLGQLPSLDMARLPYFCSGCPHNTSTVTPDGSRSFGGVGCHYMANWMDRDVDLYTHMGGEGGTWIGLSNFVKTKHMFQNLGDGTYYHSGSVAVRAAIAAKVNITYKILYNDAVAMTGGQPVDGPISVNSIADQMRAEGIERIAVVTDEPEKYKTYRAFPKGTTINHRDELDLVQRELREIPGVTILIYDQTCASEKRRRRKRGKFPDPAKRMFINDRVCEGCGDCGEKSNCLSVEPKSTEFGRKRMVNQSTCNKDYRCNDGFCPSFVTVLGGKVRKGKGAAAGIADLPHVPEVTPYQLQGDTTYNVLITGVGGTGVITVGQILGMAAHVDGKGVSVVEQLGFAQKGGPVKSHVKIGNNADAIKGVRITSGQCDLLLGCDMLAGSDNESLSMVKEGKTFAVVNNHQAITGEFTRNGDLQYPIDAVKERLEGSLGDNLEFIEANKVATQLMGDSIAANFFVVGYAWQNGKIPLTEHSLLKAIELNGVAVEFNQQAFMWGRIFANDQQSVLRLIAGENDSQDDIKSLSERIEMRINDLTDYQNSAYANRYKTLVDKVSQAEKTLDITDNSLTQAVALYAYKLMAYKDEYEVARLYANGEFVEKLNAQFEGNFKLEFNLAPPGIAPKDKVTGKPKKIRLGGWMLKAFGILAKFKGLRGTAFDVFGKTAERKMERQLIEDYFAMIEEVIGSLEASNYALAVEIAELPDLIRGFGHVKEDNVETFEAQKQKLTNIFKHGDLAAEAEIKVVNL from the coding sequence ATGTCAAACTCAGAAATAAAATTACAAGATAAGTACGAACGCAATAACGATAACGCCTACATGACTGGCTCGCAAGCACTTGTACGTGCGTTATTAGAGCAGCGTTGGTTAGATGAAAAGAACGGTTTAAACACAGCTGGATATATTTCAGGTTACCGTGGTTCACCAATGACGGCAATGGATGTACAGTTATGGCGCGAAGAAAAACGCCTAACAGACAATCATATTAAGTTTATTCCAGGAATCAACGAAAACTTAGCGATGACTTCTGTTTGGGGAACACAACAAATTGATTACTTTGGTGATGCAAATTATGACGGTGTATTCTCTATGTGGTATGGAAAAGGTCCCGGCCTTGATCAAACTCTAGATGGTCTTCGTCAAGGTAACTGGCATGGTAGCTCGACACATGGCGGAGCCTTAATTCTTGCCGGTGACGATCCAAACATGGCTTCAACCATTAATAATTATCATTCTGAAGTATTGTTTGAAGATTTATTAATGCCGGTTTTATTCCCTGCTGATATTCAAGAAGTATTAGATCTGGCATTAATGGGTGTGGCACTTTCACGATTTAGTGGTGCTTGGGTTGGTTATAAACTTTTACCTGAAACTATTGAAACCTCAGCACGAGTGAACATTGCTGAAAATCGTTTTGAAATTAAATACCCTGATTTTGATTTTCCTGAAGGCGGTGTTAATTCGCGTAAAGTCGATTCACCATATGCTCAAGAACAACGCATTAAAGAACATAAATTACCTGCGGCATTAGCATTTGCTCGAGCTAATAACTTAAACAAGGTGACATTCTGCTCTGACAAACCGAAAGTTGGTATTGTCGCAATGGGCAAAATTTGGCGCGACACCATGCAATCGCTTAAAGATTTAGGTTTAGATGAATCTGCGCTAAATAGCTTAGGCATAAAGGTATTAAAAGTATCGATGCCATATCCTGTAGACCTGCAAACTTATCGTGAATTTTCCCAAGGTCTTGAACAAGTAATCGTTATCGAAGATAAGCGTGAAATTTTAGAAAAAGGTATTATACAGGCTTGTTACGATTTACCTGAGAATGAGCGTCCAACAATTCTTGGCCGACACGATCAAAGTGGTAATATTTTGCTACGCAACTCAGGCAACATTAATACAGACGATATCACCAAAGTATTGGCGAAACGTTTATTAGATATCAATCCAAATGATTTAATTGCTACCAACTTAGATGAGTTACAAAACTCAGGTTGTAAATTAGGGCAGTTACCTTCATTAGATATGGCGCGTTTGCCTTATTTCTGTTCAGGTTGTCCACATAATACGTCGACAGTTACGCCTGATGGCAGTCGTAGTTTTGGTGGAGTAGGTTGTCATTATATGGCTAACTGGATGGATCGAGACGTAGATTTATACACTCACATGGGCGGTGAAGGTGGTACTTGGATTGGTTTATCAAACTTTGTAAAAACCAAGCACATGTTCCAAAACTTAGGCGATGGTACTTATTATCATTCAGGCTCTGTTGCTGTTCGTGCGGCTATTGCTGCCAAGGTAAATATCACTTATAAAATATTATATAACGATGCTGTTGCTATGACAGGTGGCCAACCGGTTGATGGTCCTATTTCAGTTAATAGTATTGCAGACCAAATGCGCGCTGAAGGTATAGAGCGCATTGCGGTAGTGACTGATGAACCAGAAAAGTATAAAACCTATCGTGCATTCCCTAAAGGCACAACGATTAACCATCGAGATGAGCTTGATTTAGTACAACGAGAGTTGCGAGAAATTCCAGGTGTAACCATCTTAATTTATGACCAAACCTGTGCTTCGGAAAAACGTCGTCGTCGTAAACGCGGCAAGTTCCCAGATCCAGCTAAACGCATGTTTATCAATGACCGAGTTTGTGAAGGTTGTGGTGATTGTGGAGAAAAATCTAACTGTTTATCAGTCGAGCCAAAATCTACAGAGTTTGGTCGCAAACGTATGGTAAACCAGTCTACTTGTAATAAAGATTATCGTTGTAACGATGGTTTCTGTCCAAGCTTTGTAACTGTATTAGGCGGCAAAGTTCGCAAGGGTAAAGGCGCAGCCGCAGGTATTGCTGATTTACCTCATGTACCAGAAGTGACCCCGTATCAGTTGCAAGGTGATACAACCTATAATGTATTAATTACTGGCGTAGGTGGTACTGGTGTAATCACAGTTGGTCAAATACTTGGTATGGCTGCTCATGTTGATGGCAAAGGAGTTTCAGTTGTTGAGCAACTTGGCTTTGCTCAAAAAGGTGGGCCGGTTAAATCGCATGTAAAAATTGGCAATAATGCAGACGCTATAAAAGGAGTACGTATTACTTCTGGGCAGTGTGACTTATTGCTTGGTTGTGACATGTTGGCAGGTAGTGATAATGAATCCCTTTCTATGGTTAAAGAGGGTAAAACCTTTGCAGTCGTAAATAATCATCAAGCAATTACAGGGGAGTTTACCCGTAATGGCGATTTGCAATATCCAATTGACGCAGTTAAAGAACGACTTGAAGGTAGTTTAGGTGACAATTTAGAGTTTATTGAAGCCAATAAAGTGGCAACACAATTAATGGGCGACTCTATTGCTGCTAACTTTTTTGTTGTCGGCTATGCGTGGCAAAATGGCAAAATTCCTTTAACTGAACATAGTTTATTAAAAGCAATTGAATTAAATGGTGTCGCCGTTGAATTTAATCAACAAGCGTTTATGTGGGGCCGAATATTTGCCAATGATCAACAATCCGTATTACGTTTAATCGCAGGTGAAAATGATAGCCAAGATGATATTAAATCATTAAGTGAACGCATCGAAATGCGTATTAATGACTTAACCGATTATCAAAATAGTGCCTATGCTAATCGTTATAAAACGTTAGTAGATAAAGTTTCGCAAGCGGAAAAAACGCTGGATATTACTGACAATTCATTGACCCAAGCAGTCGCATTATATGCTTACAAATTAATGGCGTATAAAGATGAATACGAAGTAGCAAGGCTTTATGCAAATGGTGAGTTTGTTGAAAAACTAAATGCTCAATTTGAAGGTAACTTTAAATTAGAATTTAATTTAGCTCCTCCTGGCATTGCTCCTAAAGATAAAGTTACCGGCAAGCCTAAGAAAATTCGCCTTGGTGGCTGGATGCTGAAAGCGTTTGGTATTTTAGCTAAATTTAAAGGCTTACGTGGCACTGCATTTGACGTATTTGGCAAAACCGCCGAGCGAAAAATGGAACGTCAGTTAATTGAAGATTACTTTGCAATGATTGAAGAAGTAATTGGTAGCCTTGAAGCGAGTAATTATGCGCTAGCGGTTGAGATTGCTGAGTTACCTGATTTAATTCGAGGCTTTGGTCATGTAAAAGAAGATAATGTTGAAACGTTTGAAGCACAAAAGCAAAAATTAACCAACATTTTCAAACATGGCGATTTAGCTGCTGAAGCTGAAATTAAAGTTGTGAATTTATAA